One Campylobacter concisus genomic window, CTTAAGGATAAAATTTGCAAGAGCTAAACAACGAAATCAAAAAAGTCCATTTCATAGGCATCGGTGGTATCGGCATCTCAGCCATCGCTAGATTTTTACACGAAAAAGGCCACAAGATAAGCGGCAGCGACATCAAAGAGAGTAAGACGACGCTAGAGCTAAAAGATGAAGGCATCGAAGTCATCACGCCGCACTGCAAAGAGGCGATAAAAGACCAAGACTTTGTGGTCTACTCGGCCGCGATAAAAGAGGATAACATCGAGCTAGTGGAGGCCAGGAGAAAGGGCATAAAGTGCTTTTCTAGAAAAGAAATTTTGCCTTATGTGCTTGAGGATAAGTGCGTCTTTGCAGTAGCTGGCGCGCACGGTAAGAGCACGACTTCAGCGATGCTAGCAAGCCTAATCGAGGGCTCAGTGATCATTGGCGCCATATCAAAGCAGTTTGGTTCAAATATGCGCTACGCCAAAAGCGATAACGTCGTATTTGAGGCTGATGAGAGCGATTCGAGCTTTCTAAACTCAAACCCATATCTAGCCATCGTCACAAACGCAGAGCCAGAGCACATGGAGCACTACGATTATGATCTAGCTAAATTTTACGCAGCCTACAAGGGTTTTTTGGAGCGTGCGAAAGTTAGGGTGATAAATGCTGAGGATGAGTTTTTAAGCACGCTTAAGCTTGATGCGATCAGGCTTTACCCAAGCACCGACATCACGGAGCTTACAATGGTTGTAAGAGACTATCAGCCATACACCAGCTTTAATCTTAAAAATTTAGGCAAATTTGAAGCCTTTGGCATGGGTGAGCACATCGCCATAGACGCATCTTTAGCCATCCTTGCTGCGATGCATGAGACACCGCTTAAAGACATAAGAGAAAATTTATTAAATTTTAAAGGTATCAAAAAGCGTTTTGACATACTTAGTGCAAACAAAAATTTCGTCCTAATCGACGACTACGCGCACCATCCAACCGAGATAAAAGCAACGCTAAAATCAGTCTTTGAATACGCCAAAATTTTAGGTATTAAGAGCGTCACAGCGATATTTCAGCCACACCGCTACACAAGACTTAGCACAAATTTACCTGGCTTTAAAGAGTGCTTTAAAGGCGTTGATGAGCTTGTCATTTTGCCAGTTTATGCAGCTGGAGAAAATCCGATTGAAGTTGATATGAAGAGTGAGTTTAGCGAGTATAACCCGATCTTTACAGACAAGGTCGAGAGGGTTGAAGAGGGCATAGAATTTACAGATGAATTTGGCGTGAAAAACCGCCTAAGTGATGGCATCGTAGTTGGCTTTGGAGCGGGCGATATCAGCGTGCAGCTAAGGGGCGGATATTAATGGATCTAAGCACTTTCAAGCTTCAAGATGAAAATGAAATTTTAAAAGAGATAAAAGAAAAAGAGCTTAGTGAAGAAGAAATTTCAAGCCTTATAAATTTAGGTAAAAAAGATATCTTGATCGCGCTTGCAAGGGAGCAAAAGCTAAGTAGCACTCAGATAAAAGAGATGCTACCAAATGCCCCGTATATGGCTGTTTGCTTGCTGGTTGAAAAGCAAGATATCAGCGAGGTTAGGGCTGAAATTTTAGAAAAGATCGAGCCTCATGCTGAGCTTTACAAAGAGCTCATCGCAAAGTATAAAGGCGTGAAATGGTAAGAAATTTGATAATAATCGCCGGCGTGATGCTGCTTTTTGGAGCGATCTGGGCGATAAAAGATGAAAAGATCAGCAAAGGCGTAAAAGCGCTTGTTAGCGCGGTGCTTGTAGCGATCCTTGTTTGCGTCTATTTTTACGAGCAAAATTTATCAAAAAATGAGGACGCCATCTCAAAGCTAGTTAGCGATTTTAAACAGGGCAAAGTGCTAAAATGTGGCGAATACAACGTTAGCGCTGAGAAATTTAACTATGAATTTGGCACGGCTTCATTTTTAGCTAAAAGAGAATTTAGCGATCTCTCAGGCGTCATCGTGCCTATAAAAAGTTGTGAGCAATGACTGAAGAGATATTTTTAAAGCTAGATCTTGGCGAGTATCTGGATAAATTTAACTCCTTTTTAGCAAGGCAAAAACCGCTATTTTTACAAGGCGACAGCAAAATCCACTTTGAAAACATTAGCGAGCTTTCAAAGTATGATTTCAAGGCACCTGACGAGATAAAAGAGCTTGATGACGCGCTTATGAGACTTAGCAAGCAAGCAGTGCTTCACATCAGCGAAATTTACGAGTTTGCAAAGATCATTAAGTATTTTTCATATCTAAAAAAGCAAAAATTTGAAGGTAGGCTTGGCGAGTGGATCGCTAAAGTTGAAATCCCTGAAGCGATGAGCCATATGGCAAACAGCTTTGATGAAAATGGCGAGTTTAGCGACAGCGTTGATGAGAGATTTGCTGCGATAAAGCAGGCATTTAGCGAGAAAAAGCGCCAGATCGACGCTGAGCTTAAAAAGCTCATCTACTCAAAACACATCACGCCCTATCTAGTCGATACCCAGACGCACTACATCAACTCGCAAGAGGCACTTTTAGTGCGTGGCGGTTTTAATCACGCCCTAAAAG contains:
- the murC gene encoding UDP-N-acetylmuramate--L-alanine ligase, with amino-acid sequence MKKVHFIGIGGIGISAIARFLHEKGHKISGSDIKESKTTLELKDEGIEVITPHCKEAIKDQDFVVYSAAIKEDNIELVEARRKGIKCFSRKEILPYVLEDKCVFAVAGAHGKSTTSAMLASLIEGSVIIGAISKQFGSNMRYAKSDNVVFEADESDSSFLNSNPYLAIVTNAEPEHMEHYDYDLAKFYAAYKGFLERAKVRVINAEDEFLSTLKLDAIRLYPSTDITELTMVVRDYQPYTSFNLKNLGKFEAFGMGEHIAIDASLAILAAMHETPLKDIRENLLNFKGIKKRFDILSANKNFVLIDDYAHHPTEIKATLKSVFEYAKILGIKSVTAIFQPHRYTRLSTNLPGFKECFKGVDELVILPVYAAGENPIEVDMKSEFSEYNPIFTDKVERVEEGIEFTDEFGVKNRLSDGIVVGFGAGDISVQLRGGY